A stretch of Dehalococcoidia bacterium DNA encodes these proteins:
- a CDS encoding DEAD/DEAH box helicase has product MSGEPSKWNLSLKPRQWQLSALKLWTAQMRGIVRVVTGGGKTVLAELCMKHFLENYPDGRINIIVPTIALLDQWYVSLIEDLGIATHEIACYSGDSHPATPGTVNIFVLNTARVAAPSIAALYNCLLIVDECHHAATTANSKALHGNYGATLGLSATPEREYDHGLESMLIPRLGKVIFDYDYIQARHDGVIVQFDLINVSAELLPDERAQYDRLSKLIAKAAHIMANTSEHQKREHMKRLLQKRAAVACTAVARIPVTLRLLEEHRGQRALVFHERIDMAETICRLLIERHYSAALYHSRMNPVIRRDNLRLYRRGLFDVLVTCRALDEGMNVPETTVAIVSSSTASFRQRVQRLGRVLRPALGKEKATIYTIYTTKVEEERLRNEELNISEAASIQWKRSSFHFNGTHTV; this is encoded by the coding sequence ATGTCCGGTGAACCATCTAAGTGGAACCTCTCACTGAAACCACGTCAATGGCAACTTTCGGCGCTTAAGTTATGGACGGCTCAAATGAGGGGAATTGTCCGTGTGGTGACTGGTGGAGGAAAGACTGTTCTCGCTGAATTGTGTATGAAGCATTTTTTAGAAAATTATCCAGATGGGCGTATTAACATAATTGTGCCAACGATCGCGCTTCTTGATCAATGGTATGTGAGCCTCATAGAAGACCTTGGAATAGCTACGCACGAGATAGCATGTTATTCGGGTGACAGCCATCCCGCAACACCAGGTACAGTAAATATATTCGTACTGAATACAGCACGTGTAGCGGCACCATCTATTGCTGCTTTATATAATTGCCTACTTATTGTTGATGAGTGCCATCACGCTGCCACCACGGCAAACTCAAAAGCGCTGCATGGTAACTACGGTGCAACTCTTGGACTATCAGCCACCCCAGAACGTGAATATGACCACGGACTGGAGTCTATGCTAATACCGCGATTAGGAAAAGTAATATTCGACTATGATTATATACAAGCTCGTCATGACGGTGTCATTGTCCAATTTGATCTAATCAATGTATCAGCGGAATTGTTACCAGATGAACGTGCACAGTACGACAGGCTCAGTAAACTAATCGCAAAAGCTGCACATATTATGGCTAATACAAGTGAACACCAAAAACGTGAGCATATGAAGCGTTTGTTACAAAAGCGCGCAGCGGTCGCTTGTACAGCAGTGGCTCGTATTCCCGTGACATTGCGTCTGCTTGAGGAGCATAGGGGGCAGCGTGCTTTGGTCTTCCATGAGCGCATTGACATGGCTGAGACCATATGTAGGTTATTAATCGAGCGACACTATTCTGCAGCATTGTATCATTCCCGTATGAACCCCGTGATACGTAGGGATAATCTTCGGCTATATAGACGCGGGCTATTCGATGTTTTAGTTACATGCAGAGCATTGGATGAAGGTATGAATGTCCCCGAGACTACTGTGGCAATTGTTTCGAGCTCCACCGCAAGTTTTCGTCAAAGAGTCCAGCGACTCGGCCGTGTGTTAAGACCAGCACTGGGGAAGGAGAAGGCTACGATATACACGATATATACAACTAAAGTTGAAGAAGAGCGACTTAGAAATGAGGAATTAAATATCTCTGAGGCTGCTTCAATACAATGGAAACGGAGCTCATTTCATTTTAATGGCACGCATACTGTTTAA
- a CDS encoding site-specific DNA-methyltransferase: MYLGTAEEILTSPIGDAYKSKVQLILTSPPFPLNRKKAYGNLTGQAYIDWLSSTAQIFKDLLTPDGSLVIELGNAWEKGKPTMSTLPLRALLSFLDRGDFYLCEQFIYYNQARLPTPAQWVNIERVRVKDAYTHLWWMSPSSRPKADNRKILKKYSAAMLNLLEKQEYNAGKRPSEHHVGMQSFLHDNNGSIPSNVLIFANTSATDPYQRYCRNKSLKPHPARMAYGVAEFFIKFLTEPGDIVLDPFAGSNTTGAAADKLGRHWISCEPLVDYIEGSKGRFSNNILKVQRNVR, from the coding sequence ATGTACCTCGGGACTGCCGAGGAAATCTTAACTTCTCCAATTGGAGATGCTTATAAAAGCAAGGTACAGTTGATACTCACCTCGCCACCATTTCCGCTTAATCGCAAGAAAGCTTATGGCAACCTTACTGGTCAAGCATATATCGATTGGCTTTCCAGCACAGCGCAGATATTTAAAGATTTGTTGACACCAGATGGCTCGTTGGTTATTGAGCTTGGCAATGCATGGGAAAAAGGAAAACCTACAATGTCCACGTTGCCACTGCGTGCTTTACTTTCATTCTTGGATCGCGGTGACTTCTATCTTTGTGAGCAATTTATATATTACAATCAGGCGCGCCTGCCGACCCCTGCTCAATGGGTCAACATCGAACGTGTCAGAGTAAAGGACGCTTATACGCATCTTTGGTGGATGTCGCCTTCTAGTAGACCTAAAGCGGATAATCGAAAAATATTGAAAAAGTACAGCGCGGCGATGTTAAATCTGTTAGAGAAGCAAGAGTATAATGCAGGCAAGAGACCTTCTGAGCATCACGTGGGAATGCAATCATTCCTACATGATAATAACGGATCGATTCCCTCTAATGTTTTGATTTTTGCAAATACAAGCGCTACTGATCCATATCAGCGGTACTGCCGCAACAAGAGTCTCAAACCACACCCAGCGCGGATGGCCTATGGGGTTGCTGAATTTTTTATTAAATTCTTAACGGAGCCTGGTGATATTGTCCTTGATCCCTTTGCTGGTAGCAATACAACTGGTGCAGCAGCTGATAAATTGGGCCGCCATTGGATATCATGTGAGCCATTGGTAGATTACATAGAGGGTTCGAAAGGTCGATTTTCTAATAATATATTAAAGGTTCAACGTAATGTCCGGTGA
- a CDS encoding MarR family transcriptional regulator — protein sequence MAQKIKADKDYTLVAQITQVADILVKVRERELLPQKLSATAADILFLVNAMGKDITPAKIGRMMLREAHSVSGILKRMEGHGLIDRTKNMKRSNQIRITLTAKGEKALKKAMELKGTMHVLSGLTGEQQRQLAKTLSILKEAGKKELHLSPKELLWP from the coding sequence TTGGCACAGAAAATCAAGGCGGATAAGGATTACACCCTTGTCGCGCAGATAACGCAGGTTGCGGACATACTGGTTAAGGTGCGGGAGCGGGAACTGCTGCCACAGAAACTGTCGGCTACAGCCGCGGACATACTCTTCCTGGTGAACGCCATGGGCAAGGATATAACACCCGCCAAAATTGGAAGGATGATGCTGCGCGAGGCGCACTCCGTATCCGGCATACTCAAGCGAATGGAAGGGCACGGCCTGATCGACAGGACCAAGAACATGAAGCGCAGCAACCAGATCCGCATAACACTGACCGCCAAGGGCGAAAAAGCTCTTAAAAAAGCCATGGAGCTGAAAGGCACGATGCATGTACTTTCCGGGCTGACCGGGGAGCAGCAAAGGCAGCTCGCCAAGACGTTGAGTATACTTAAAGAAGCTGGAAAGAAAGAGCTCCATCTTAGCCCTAAGGAGCTCCTTTGGCCGTAA
- a CDS encoding tetratricopeptide repeat protein, producing the protein MRNIQMTKSIIGILLATIMLVLGCASPAKEYVVKGNSYLEQKQWDKAIAEYTAGMGQDPKYAPAYSNRGIAFVHKGEYDNAIADYTKAIELDPKFLMAYSQRGDTFGIKGEYHKAIADYSKVTELDPKDAKNYYSRGIAYYNVNKFNEAIADYTKAIDLDTKGIITELKQKLAEAYNKRGLTYNKQLEYDKAMADCTKAIEINPQYAEAYNSRGLLYYNSMKFDKAIADYTKAIEIEPNNAQGYINRYLAQIKKRDLDTTITDRGYKIMAPALQIEFEIGTQYTGPMSLMSAIASRYIGHLSTRPSLNYPDSTIGTDFRKALDLDPKLAAAYGLGVDANTIKLDPKNARAYLSLGDYTKAIEIDPQYAEAYNMRGMVYFTNDNFEQAFADFSKALEIDPRNAIYYKNRGSTYIKLHQYNEAVDDFTRAIELYENDYVLYNNRGVAYYFMEQFDKAVADFTIAIEKNSEYDYSVYYNRAEAYSRIGKTAEAIEDNTKGNEIFDKWGIMPR; encoded by the coding sequence ATGCGGAATATTCAAATGACAAAGTCGATTATTGGTATTCTATTAGCGACCATAATGTTGGTTTTGGGCTGCGCAAGTCCTGCAAAAGAATATGTAGTCAAGGGCAACAGTTACCTTGAACAGAAGCAATGGGACAAAGCTATTGCTGAATATACTGCAGGAATGGGGCAGGACCCCAAATATGCACCGGCTTATAGCAACCGTGGTATTGCATTTGTCCATAAAGGCGAATATGACAATGCAATAGCGGATTACACTAAAGCGATTGAACTCGACCCGAAGTTTCTCATGGCATATAGCCAACGTGGTGACACCTTTGGAATAAAGGGCGAATACCATAAGGCAATTGCGGATTACTCTAAAGTCACAGAATTAGACCCTAAAGATGCCAAGAATTATTATAGCCGTGGAATTGCCTATTATAATGTGAATAAATTTAATGAAGCCATCGCTGATTATACGAAAGCGATTGACCTTGATACTAAGGGTATCATAACGGAGTTAAAGCAGAAGCTTGCTGAGGCATATAACAAACGGGGTCTAACCTACAATAAACAGCTTGAGTACGACAAAGCGATGGCCGATTGCACCAAAGCAATTGAGATAAACCCGCAATATGCAGAGGCTTACAATAGCCGTGGGTTGCTATATTATAATTCTATGAAATTCGATAAAGCCATCGCTGATTATACAAAGGCGATTGAAATAGAACCTAATAATGCGCAAGGATATATCAATCGCTACCTTGCCCAAATTAAAAAACGTGATTTAGATACAACAATAACGGATCGTGGGTATAAGATCATGGCTCCAGCATTACAAATTGAGTTTGAAATAGGCACTCAATATACAGGCCCTATGAGCCTAATGTCTGCAATAGCATCAAGATATATTGGGCACCTAAGCACAAGACCTAGCCTTAACTACCCGGATTCTACTATAGGTACAGATTTTCGGAAGGCACTAGATTTGGATCCGAAACTTGCTGCGGCATACGGACTTGGGGTAGACGCCAACACAATAAAGCTTGACCCAAAGAATGCGCGAGCTTATTTAAGCCTGGGAGATTATACTAAAGCCATTGAGATAGACCCGCAATATGCCGAGGCATACAATATGCGTGGTATGGTTTATTTTACTAATGATAATTTCGAGCAAGCTTTTGCGGATTTCAGTAAGGCGCTTGAAATCGATCCAAGGAATGCCATATATTATAAAAATCGTGGCAGTACTTATATAAAACTACATCAATACAACGAAGCAGTTGACGATTTTACTAGAGCGATTGAGCTATACGAGAACGATTATGTCCTTTATAACAACCGTGGAGTAGCCTATTATTTCATGGAACAATTCGACAAAGCAGTAGCTGATTTCACCATAGCCATAGAGAAAAACTCAGAATATGACTACAGTGTGTATTATAATCGAGCAGAAGCATATTCAAGAATTGGTAAGACAGCAGAAGCGATTGAAGATAATACAAAAGGCAATGAAATATTTGATAAATGGGGAATAATGCCGCGGTAA
- a CDS encoding DUF2341 domain-containing protein, with protein sequence MAWLEGWLNRREITIDNAYVDAALSNFPVIVRMQNLAVNGNFESGVTSWSPSNCTATRVGHMKKVGSYCLKLTASAAGGYAYQQCGGTIYPEFAGKVYSVSAWVWADTPNTARVGIHPTSTGYYSAYHPGDSTWRLLTASCTVPSSPTRLLATLWINVNGTSAYFDGVFVHEGIPLDPWHFFSRSLSTGYDTRFTSSDGTTLLKFERARWDSVNGIAEFYVKVPSVSASAPTKIYLYYNNPYAVNNADPTNVWDANYKAVWHMADATTSTIADSTVNARTGAKKAANEPLQANHRFGLGQNNDGVDDYIATSGTGQSGSFTISGWLNKQGVSGTTPGYGTFIGSASANRLLIPDGGADLLAQMGAGNHNAGLAFPLLAWVHVAYVYNSSTTTAQWFVNGVAGATKVGAISLAAFRIGHYGTAAYMWNGFIDEVRLSNTNRSAAWIKADYYASEGGLLSIGAVQYPDQHLILEASYFASSQEINRVFIAGEDRSGSPVSGTAKLDAEISLVGERLEMRHNPAAYSAAVSGAVATAMLSRNRLDQRRAELLIPPHCGLELWDVLAVYDPVANQETFYRVAGYQLEYDTFKGAYFHRLQLCAV encoded by the coding sequence ATGGCGTGGCTTGAAGGCTGGCTCAATCGCCGGGAGATCACCATAGACAACGCCTATGTTGACGCAGCTCTCTCCAATTTCCCTGTCATCGTCAGGATGCAGAATCTCGCCGTCAACGGGAATTTTGAATCCGGTGTAACGTCCTGGTCGCCCTCCAACTGCACCGCTACCCGCGTTGGCCACATGAAGAAGGTCGGCTCTTACTGCCTGAAGCTCACCGCCTCCGCTGCCGGCGGTTACGCTTACCAGCAGTGCGGCGGCACCATCTATCCGGAATTTGCCGGCAAAGTTTATTCCGTCTCCGCCTGGGTATGGGCTGACACCCCTAATACCGCGCGTGTCGGCATACATCCCACTTCCACCGGTTATTATTCCGCTTATCATCCCGGCGACTCAACCTGGCGCCTGTTGACTGCTTCCTGCACTGTGCCTTCATCCCCCACCCGCCTTTTAGCCACTCTGTGGATTAATGTAAACGGAACTTCCGCTTATTTCGACGGGGTGTTTGTTCATGAAGGCATCCCTTTGGATCCCTGGCATTTTTTCTCCCGCTCGCTCAGCACCGGCTATGATACCCGCTTCACTTCATCGGATGGTACTACCTTGCTAAAGTTCGAACGTGCCCGTTGGGATTCCGTAAACGGCATCGCAGAGTTTTACGTCAAAGTACCCTCCGTGTCAGCCTCCGCTCCCACTAAGATTTATCTGTACTATAACAATCCCTACGCTGTTAATAATGCCGATCCCACTAATGTTTGGGATGCAAATTATAAGGCCGTCTGGCACATGGCCGATGCCACCACCTCCACCATCGCCGATAGCACTGTTAATGCCCGCACGGGCGCCAAGAAAGCTGCCAATGAGCCTCTCCAGGCTAATCATCGCTTCGGCCTCGGTCAGAATAACGACGGCGTCGACGATTATATCGCCACCTCCGGGACCGGCCAGTCCGGGTCCTTCACCATCAGCGGCTGGCTTAACAAGCAGGGCGTCTCCGGCACAACTCCCGGCTACGGCACTTTCATCGGGTCAGCCTCCGCCAACAGGCTGCTTATTCCCGATGGCGGCGCTGATTTGTTGGCGCAAATGGGCGCAGGCAATCACAATGCAGGCTTGGCCTTTCCTTTGCTCGCCTGGGTGCATGTTGCTTATGTTTACAACAGCTCCACCACCACTGCGCAGTGGTTTGTTAACGGCGTGGCGGGAGCGACCAAAGTGGGCGCGATTTCCCTGGCCGCCTTCCGCATCGGTCATTATGGGACAGCCGCTTATATGTGGAACGGTTTTATCGATGAGGTCCGCCTTTCAAACACCAACCGCTCCGCCGCATGGATAAAGGCGGATTACTACGCCTCGGAGGGCGGCCTCCTTTCCATTGGCGCTGTGCAGTATCCCGATCAGCACCTTATACTCGAGGCTTCGTATTTCGCTTCCTCTCAGGAGATCAACCGCGTGTTCATCGCCGGTGAGGACCGCTCCGGCAGTCCGGTCAGCGGAACGGCCAAACTGGACGCGGAGATCTCCCTGGTCGGCGAGCGCCTCGAGATGCGGCATAACCCCGCGGCCTATTCTGCTGCTGTGTCCGGCGCCGTGGCCACCGCCATGCTGTCCAGGAACCGCCTCGATCAGCGGCGGGCGGAGTTGCTTATCCCGCCGCATTGCGGACTGGAACTGTGGGACGTGCTGGCCGTCTATGACCCTGTCGCCAACCAGGAAACCTTCTACCGCGTCGCGGGCTATCAGCTTGAGTATGACACTTTCAAAGGAGCCTATTTCCACCGCCTCCAGCTCTGCGCGGTTTGA
- a CDS encoding helix-turn-helix domain-containing protein, producing MCKLKDPLVVVHRDRGCSLFPSCLECPLPRCIEDMPFGKAGLRISSRNVEMLNLRKQSWLIREIAAHFSVSDRTVYRSLSLFKSPEVCGEGVPLSK from the coding sequence GTGTGCAAATTAAAAGATCCGTTGGTTGTGGTTCATCGTGATCGCGGCTGTAGCCTTTTCCCGTCATGCCTTGAATGCCCTTTGCCCCGCTGTATCGAGGATATGCCTTTCGGCAAGGCGGGATTGCGCATATCGTCCCGTAACGTCGAGATGCTTAATCTGCGGAAGCAGAGCTGGTTGATACGTGAGATCGCCGCGCATTTCAGCGTGTCCGACCGTACGGTTTACCGGTCGCTGAGTTTATTTAAATCCCCCGAAGTGTGCGGCGAGGGTGTGCCGCTGTCTAAATAA
- a CDS encoding major capsid protein, with amino-acid sequence MLSEYAKLSNDVMLQGVIETIIKDDPLMALLPWVEINGNALTYNRELTLPSAEWHAVNDDWTTSPAVTFAQKTATLAILGQNADVDNYVRQTRSNINDIESAIIELTAKAIKNELSDKFLYGNNTSDPNQFDGLIKLIDTGTASDQLIAAGASGGAALTLDMLDSLIDAVKGGKPDLLLMSRRSRRKINALARAAGNNLEHNSSLLGMFVEMYNGIPIGVSDFVKDTHAVSGSLETAYIGGASSTIYGISFGEDGVCGLTGPGGLQIIKIGEMETKDASRTRIKWYTSLALFSNVKAAALIGVA; translated from the coding sequence GTGCTATCCGAATACGCCAAACTCTCGAATGACGTCATGCTGCAGGGCGTTATTGAAACCATTATCAAGGACGATCCTCTCATGGCGCTCCTGCCCTGGGTCGAGATCAACGGCAACGCGCTCACCTATAATCGTGAATTGACCTTGCCCTCGGCTGAATGGCATGCCGTTAATGACGACTGGACCACCAGCCCGGCCGTCACGTTCGCGCAGAAAACGGCCACCCTTGCCATCCTCGGCCAGAACGCCGACGTGGACAACTACGTCAGGCAGACCCGTTCCAATATCAACGACATCGAGTCGGCCATCATCGAGCTTACCGCCAAGGCTATTAAAAATGAGCTGTCGGACAAGTTCCTCTATGGCAATAACACGTCCGATCCGAATCAGTTTGACGGGCTGATCAAGCTTATCGATACCGGCACGGCTTCCGACCAGCTCATCGCCGCCGGCGCTTCCGGCGGAGCCGCCCTTACCCTGGATATGCTGGATTCTCTCATCGATGCGGTCAAAGGCGGTAAACCCGATCTGCTCCTGATGAGCAGGCGTTCCCGCAGGAAGATCAACGCGCTGGCCAGGGCGGCGGGCAATAATCTGGAGCACAACAGCTCGCTGCTCGGCATGTTTGTCGAGATGTATAACGGCATCCCGATCGGCGTCAGCGATTTCGTCAAGGATACCCATGCCGTCAGCGGCTCGCTGGAAACCGCTTACATCGGCGGCGCCAGCTCCACCATATACGGCATTTCCTTTGGTGAGGATGGCGTTTGCGGTCTGACCGGACCGGGCGGACTTCAGATCATCAAGATCGGCGAGATGGAGACCAAGGACGCCTCCCGCACCCGTATCAAGTGGTATACCAGCCTGGCCCTGTTCAGCAACGTCAAGGCCGCTGCCTTGATAGGTGTCGCGTAA
- a CDS encoding phage portal protein produces the protein MPTDFKVQDLAQLDRDRFSAYKAALDFYNGAQWERTSKNRQLVFNYSRISVDKITSYLMNELNFSFEALPGGKPDLAKQAEDLIYLVHDQNNAQELDYTTEIDTAILGDGCYKVTWDAVNKRVRITAPDVNGIYAWWTGDDLNQTYKVASRYQLSAGEILTLYKKSTTKKSAFITELWTDKDFTLYLENDVIDKKPNPYGFIPFIIFPNLRRPKQFWGVSDIPQLIEPQRELNRALSQLSRILEVSGNPIAVLEGVEASEDIQVRPGAVWNLPADTKAYLLDLLQGGGIRLHIDYIDLVYRTMHDISESPRAAYGGIQHELSGVALEVELQSLLQKVKRKRLIRTNVYKRRNVMILKLWAKFMRQDFTHVSHRVCWGQVLPQDKARDAQNEQLCVQSGVHSRRTAMDNLGVRDPELEFTKWLDERRRILEMNNEFKAPSTQGGARERKVAPEMEPVL, from the coding sequence GTGCCGACTGATTTCAAGGTGCAGGACCTGGCCCAGCTCGACCGCGACCGCTTCAGCGCCTATAAGGCCGCCCTCGATTTCTACAATGGCGCCCAGTGGGAGCGCACAAGCAAGAACCGCCAGCTCGTCTTCAACTACTCCCGGATCTCCGTCGACAAGATAACCAGCTACCTTATGAATGAGCTTAATTTTTCCTTTGAAGCCTTGCCCGGCGGCAAGCCCGACCTGGCCAAACAGGCCGAGGATTTGATCTACCTGGTGCACGACCAGAACAACGCGCAGGAGCTGGACTATACCACCGAGATCGACACCGCCATCCTGGGCGACGGCTGCTACAAGGTCACGTGGGACGCCGTCAATAAGCGGGTCCGCATCACGGCGCCGGACGTCAACGGCATCTACGCCTGGTGGACCGGCGACGACCTCAACCAGACATATAAAGTAGCCAGCCGTTACCAGCTCAGCGCCGGGGAGATCCTCACCCTCTATAAGAAATCCACCACGAAAAAGTCCGCCTTCATCACCGAGCTTTGGACCGATAAGGATTTCACCCTTTACCTTGAAAACGATGTCATCGACAAAAAGCCGAACCCCTACGGCTTTATCCCCTTTATCATCTTCCCCAACCTGCGCAGGCCCAAGCAGTTCTGGGGCGTATCCGATATCCCGCAGCTCATCGAGCCTCAGAGGGAATTGAACCGCGCCCTTTCCCAGCTTTCCCGCATCCTTGAGGTTTCCGGCAACCCCATCGCCGTGCTTGAGGGTGTTGAGGCCTCAGAGGATATACAGGTCAGGCCCGGCGCCGTCTGGAACCTTCCCGCCGATACTAAGGCCTACCTGCTGGACCTGCTGCAGGGCGGCGGGATCCGCCTGCATATCGACTACATCGACCTGGTCTACCGCACCATGCACGATATCTCGGAGTCCCCCCGGGCGGCTTACGGCGGCATCCAGCATGAGCTTTCCGGTGTCGCCCTTGAGGTGGAGCTTCAATCTCTCCTGCAGAAAGTCAAGCGCAAGCGGCTGATCAGGACGAATGTATATAAACGCCGCAATGTGATGATCTTGAAGCTGTGGGCGAAGTTCATGCGGCAGGATTTCACCCATGTGTCCCACCGTGTCTGCTGGGGACAGGTGCTGCCTCAGGACAAGGCTCGCGACGCTCAGAATGAGCAGCTGTGCGTCCAGTCGGGCGTCCACAGCCGCCGCACCGCCATGGATAACCTCGGCGTGCGCGACCCCGAGCTGGAATTTACCAAATGGCTTGACGAGCGCCGCCGCATACTCGAAATGAATAATGAATTTAAAGCCCCCTCCACCCAGGGCGGAGCGAGAGAGCGAAAAGTCGCCCCGGAGATGGAGCCGGTGCTTTAG